A region of the Desulfobacter postgatei 2ac9 genome:
TGCGTTGACCAGGCCGGATATGTTTCAGGGCCTCCTGGGCACTGCAACGTTTTTCTATATAGGAATCCGCCCAGTAAGTGGATTTTGCCATTATCAATCTCCTCGTGTTTATTGTCTGCTTGTAAACGGTTTTTATATTTCTTATATTAACATCATCAATCGAGATCCGAGTGCTATTGCCAGGATCTTTGTACTCTTAATCCGAGATCCGGCCCATTTTGAAATGCCGTTTTAAGAAGAAATCCTTCCCTGTGAATCTCATTGCCGATGATCGCGATCAAATCCTCGGGCCTCAGAATAAAATTTGGATCAGGGTTTGGATTCAGCCGCCCATTGCGGACAACCCCAACAACAGATACGCCGGTTGTTTTACGTATCTGGCTCTGGGCGATGGATCGGTTTGCCAGACAACTTTCCGAAGGCAACCGAATCCATTGTAAATCAAACTGGTGTTCAGCACCGCGCAATTGCGAAAGCGTATGATAACGATCATCCGTATTTAATACATCGGCATATAATTCCTGCCGGATGGTATCCGTAATGCTTTGAATTTCCGTTGGTTGAACTTGTAGATGGAGCAATGCCTGCCGTGTTATTTCTATACTCCCTTCAAACTCAGGAATGGCCACACCTGAAACGCCTAGCGCTTTCATCTCGTTGAAACAATCAGGGTTTGGCGTCCTGGCAACAACGGCTATTTGGTGATTTAGTTGTTTTGCCGTTATAATAATTGACCGGCCCGTTAAAATATCCGGAATGGTTAATATGAGAAGCGATGCTGTTGTGACTCCGGCAGCGTCAAGGACGCCCTCGTGACCGGCATCTCCGTATACAACAGCCATGCCGGCCTCTTTAATTTTTTCAAAACGTCTGTGATCAATTTCAACCACAATAAACGGCAGCGCCACACGGTTTAATGCGCAGGCGATCTGATACCCGACTCTCCCGCCCCCCACAATAATGGCGTGTTTTTTATATCCCGGGTCCGGAATATTTGACGTTTCAAGTTTTTCCTGACCCAACCTGCGTTTTTTAAAGGCATAAACTCTGGCGGTCTGCCCTGAAACCAGGGGCGTGAGAACCATTGACAGGATTGTTGCAGTTAAAACAAGAGAATACAAGTGATTGTCTATGGAGCCGGTCGATACCCCCAGCCTGGCAAGAACAAAAGAAAACTCCCCTATTTGAAAAAGACCCATCCCGACAGCCAATGGGATGACGCTGTGGTAGTTAAAAATCCGTGATATGAATGCAAAAATCAATCCCTTTCCAATACAGACAGCCAGGACAATCCAAATGATTTCTTTGGCATGATTGAATAAAAATAACGGATCAAAGAGCATACCGACGGATGAAAAGAATAACAACCCGAACAGGTCTCTTAAGGAAATAATATCACTTAGTGCCTGGTGTCCGTAATCAGACTCACTTAAAACCATTCCGGCTACAAAAGCACCAAAAGCAAAAGACAGGCCTGACAGATAGGTGAGATAGCCCACGCCTAAACCGATCGCTGTAATGGATAATAAAAACAATTCTCTTGATCCAAGCCTGGCGATATACGACATCATCTTTGGAAGCAGTCGTGTACCCAAAAAAATCATACCCGTAAGAAATCCGCCGGCTTTAATTGCGGCAAAACCGAGCACAGGCAGGCCAACGGTTGGATCATTCAATTGCGGCAGAATAATCATCATCGGGATGACCGCCAGATCCTGGGCAATCAGCATCCCGATCATCACTTTGCTTGACAGGGTCCCCAGCCATCCCTGATTCATTAATGTTTTTAAAAGCACCATGGTGCTTGAAAGAGAAATCAAGGCCCCTAACCAAAGCGACGGCTTCCATGGCAGACCCAGCAGGGTTCCAATTCCGAAGCCAAGTCCAATGGTGAGAAAAATTTGAATCGGGGTCCCAATCAGTGCGATTTTTTTCACCGGTTTCAGGTCTTTAAGTGAGAACTCAAGCCCCAAGGCAAACAGCAAAAGCGCAATGCCGATCTCGGCAAGCAGTTCAATTTCGTGAAGGCCTGAGACTGTTAAGCCCCCTGTATGCGGTCCCAGAACGACACCCGCCAGGATATAACCCAGAATAAGGGGCTGTCCCATTCTTTGCATAATTAAACCACAAAAAAATGCAGCGACTACGAGGAGAATTATATCTGTTGCTATGCCCATGTCTTTTTATAATTTAATATGAATCAGTGAATTCCGGACGGCTTTGTTTTAAATCCAGATTTTTATTATCAAAACAACTTACGCCCCAGCACCTCTCTAAAAGAGCTTCTAACCGCTCTAAATCAAATGATCTGGGTAAAAATTTTGACGCTAAGCAATGAATGCAATTTAAAAATTTTTCTAATGTCGCTGTTATGTAAAACCAAAACAGTGGTGTCGAATTCGGCCTTTGCAGACGTGGAGCGCGGAGAATCATCCATCAAGGACCCCTCCCCTAAGAAATCATATTTCCCAAAAGAGGTGATGGTTTTCTTCTCACCGTATGGGGTAGTCACAAAAAGCACTACATCTCCTTGATATATAAGAAAAATGCTGTCCGGCTGGGTGTTCTGCTGAAACAAAAAGTCACCCTTTTCGAATATACGGATCTCACTTATACTAGCCAGAGATTCAAGTTCGTCACGACTGAGGTTTTTGAAAAGAGTAACTTTTTCTAAAAAGTTAATTTGATCCATCCTCGAAATCATTCCATATTCTCCTGATTTTATGTTTTTACCATTGTACCTGTACCGGATAACATTAACTGTACAATATGAATTCAACCGATTAATTTATATATCCCCTAAAAGTTGCAGTGATATCTTGAAATACTTTTAAATTAAATGGGTTGCATAATTTTAAATTCATCAATTTTCTGATAAAACTTCAACAAATACAGTCGATTGTGATAGGGTTTCATTGTTTAGGTATCAAACTGTCCGGCGGTTTCAGGTTGGAAATGAATTTCAACAAATCTTATTTGTCTATGCCCTGAAGGTGCTGCCCATTCGATGGATTCGCCGACCCGGTGCCCTAAAACAGCCGTTCCAATGGGAGCCAGGATAGAGATTTTATTACCATCAATATCGGCATGTTCCGGAAAGACAAGGGTATATGTCTCTGTTTTATTTGTCGCCTCATTCTCAATAGTAAAGGTTGAGTTCATAGTAATAATTGTCCCGGGAATATACTCAGGGGGAACAACGATACAGTTTAATATTTTTTTTTGCAGGGCTTCCAGATTTTTATTATCAAAACAACTTACGTCCCAGCACCTCTCTAAAAGAGCTTCTAACCGCTCTAAATCAAATTCGGTTATTAAGAATTCCTTTTCCATTTCAATTTCCTTGTATTACACGCTATTTCTTGATTCAAATGGTTCAGTAGTTTCAAATTTTCTGATTTTATGCTTTCTGCCTTTCCCGGGCTGAATCGTCGTGCCACAAAATTTGCATTTTACAGATTGACGCCTTTTGCTGAAGGCCACAATTTGAACAGTTAAACACTTTGGGCACGACACTCGTTTAAGAGGCACACTGGTCCCTATGCTTCCAGTCAGAAAAAATGAACTCATTTATACGCCCTCCTGATCGAACAATCCCGGTTTTTCTCCAGGCAAAAACATCGCCTCGGCTCTTTTGAGTTGTTTAACATCATTCAAGGATGCCGCAGTATCATTGAAGACATATTCCAAGGCATACTCTTCGCAAAACCAAACAGGTTCTTTTTTCTTTTTATAATAAAAACAGTGATGAATATTCGTACAATTGATGCAAAGATCCATTTGTTCATTTTTTAAAATCATATTGCCACCTTCATAATATTTTCGTGTTCCTTGAAACTTTATATGGTTCAAACAGTCATCCGATTGGCTCTTTTCCAGGAACTGATGGCGATTCTCTTCTTTTTAGACCCAGAGAAGAGTTTCCGTCTGACTCAATGAGCCGGTTGCAATTGGGACAGGTCATTCTCAATGTTTTAACGTTCCCCTTAAACAGCTGTTTTTGGCAATACGGGCAAAAATACCAAGTTGATATATTCTCGGCTGATTCCATATCCTTTAAATGCATCTTGTTCATGGTCTCCATATTAATGATCATTATTCGCCTGACACGCTCCTTGTCCTAAAAATCTAAGTGTGTGCCAATCAAACCGTTGCAGCAACCTTTTGGATCTGTTCATATGTAACGTCCAACACATCATGGAAAATCGGCGGTACCGGCGAAGACAATAATGCCGATACCTCGTGGTTCGCCTCATTGATGCACACCCGGACAAGGTTCTTGTTGAGCTCTTTGTTCTCCATAATCACCGAAACCAGCGTTGATAAAACCTCGGTCGCCATAATGCGGATGTTATAGTAAAGATCATCCCGTTTAATCAGCTGGACGATCTGTTTTACCGTCTCAATGGAAGGCTTTCTTAATGTCACGGCAGCCTCAACAGCAGCTTCACGCAGTCGCCAGTTTTTGTCATAACGAAGTAGCCGGATTAACTCATCCTGATGATCGTCCAGGCTTCCCGAATCTCTCAAACGGTGCAGCGTGTCCAGCGCATACCCCCAGTCCATTAGATTTCCAAAAATGTGATCTTTCATCATCCCTCCAGTTAAAAAACAGACTGACTATCAGCCTCCCGGATTTTCTGCATTAACGGCCATGGGCCGACCTGGTCTATCAGCACCAAGATTCAACTCACAACGAAACATGAAAGTAATTCAATAAATTATTTTAAATTTCATATAAAAACGCTGCCTATTGTTCTGGTTATGGTAAGAGCAAAGAGTGTACCAAGATCTGGATTCTATTTAAAACATTGAAAGTACAAGGTTTTATGATTAATGCGAATTTGAAAACCGTTGCATCGGTGTCGCAGAATGCAACACCGATGCAAATTGCACCAAAAGGTGTGTAATTGACTTTAGATGAGTGGACTTTCCTTCATTACCGGTGGATTGCCCTGATAATTTTATGACTCCCCAACGTTGGGGTAATCATTAAATTTTGAATCGTTTCATAATCCGATAAAGCGTAGAGCGATTGATACCCAGAATTTTGGAGGCCTCGGTTTTATTACCTCCGGTGGATTCCAGCACTTCCTCAATGTGCGTTCTGTTCATCTGATCCAATGAATTGATATTCCTGCGAGGGGGTCTTGAGACAGAGTGTCTGAAAATGCTGGGAAGGCTTTCTACTGTTAACGCAGGGGTTTCTTCGAATAAAGTAGCTCTTTCGATAATGTTTTCTAACTCTCTCACATTTCCGGGCCAATTGTATTTTTCCATCAATTTTAAGGCATCGTAGGATATTTGATCAATCTGCTTGTTGTTCTGGGCAGCATAACGTCTCAAAAAATAAAAGGCCAACAGCGCAATGTCCTCAATGCGTTCACGCAATGGCGGTAAACTGATGGTGACAACATTAAGTCTATAGTACAAATCTTCTCTGAAGCGACCTTTTTCGACCATATCCTCAAGATTTCTATTAGTGGCAGCGATAATTCGAACCTGAACGATCTTCCGTTCAAATGATCCTACTGGTCGGATTTCTCCACTCTCAATAGCTCTTAGAAGGGTTTGTTGAAGCCCTTTGCCAATATCCCCGATTTCATCAAGGAACAAGGTGCCCCCGTTGGCAGCCTCAAAAAAACCCTGCTTATCCGATATCGCTCCGGTATATGCGCCTTTAACATGTCCGAATAATTCACTGCTCATCAAATTTTCATTGATTGCGGCACAATTGACCGGGATGTAGGGTTTTGCTGCCCTGTCTCCATTATAATGTATGGCCTTTGCCACCAGTTCTTTTCCGGTACCGGTTTCGCCACAAATCAGTACTGTGCTTTTGGAATCTTTTACATGGTGGATAGTTTTAAAAACCGCCATCATTGAGGGGCTGTTCCCTATGATATTATCAAAGGAATATTCCTGTTTTAACTGACGTTTTAAATGGATATTATCGATGAGCAGGGATTTTTTCTCCAACGTCTTTTTGACTACAACTTTGAGTTCTTCCATATCAAAGGGTTTCAGAATATAATCTTCAGCCCCTTCTTTCATGGCAGAAACGGCTGTATCTACTGTGCCATATGCTGTGATCATGATAAACATGATACCAGCATCGTATTTTTTTGCTGCTTTTAAAACCTGCTTACCGTCAATGCCAGGCAGTTTTAAATCTGAAATCACCAGATCAAATGAATGCTGCTTGATCTGTTTCAGGGCTTGTTCTCCGGACTTTGTGGAATATACATCGTACCCCATTTTTTTAATGACATGTACCAAGCCTCTGTTTAAAGTCACATCATCTTCCACGATTAATATTTTAAACGGAACCACACTCATATTTTTCTAGCCCCCAGTTGGAAGTTCAAGGGTGAAATTTGTCCCAGGTTTGCTCGCATCGTCCTGGGTTGCACTGACCACCTTTAAATCACCGCCCAGTTTCCTTGCCATTTCATAACTGATAAAAAGTCCCAAGCCCGTTCCCTCCCCCGGCTTTTTGGTTGAATAGAACGGATTAAATATATTTGACATATCCTCCTGGCAGATACCGATACCGGAATCTGTCACCTCAATTTTTACCAGTTTCAAGACTGGAATATAGCGGGTGCTCAATGTAAGAACGCCGCCATCAGGCATGGCCTCGATGGCGTTTGCCACAAGATTCGTAATGATGGACTGCAGGGTGCTGGGATCTGCCAAAACATCTGGGATATCAGGCCTTAAAGTCATTTCAACATGAATATTTTTTGCGTCACAGTAAAGCAAAGCTTTGCATAATCGTTCCATTGCGCCTCAAACCCCAATTATAGGTAAAACAATGACACGAGTAGAACGGTGATTGCCAAGCTCAGTAACTGCAGGGGGATGCCCACTCTGACAAAATCCATGAATGTGTAGCCACCCGGCTCCTGTACGAGGATATTAACAGGCGAAGCAATCGGGGTTGCAAATGCCGCAGAACAGGCAATGGCCAGGGTCATGGCAAAGGCCTGCGGAGAAACATGCAGTTGCGCAGATGCCTCCAGCACAATTGGAGCGAGCAGCACTGCGGTGGCCGTGTTGGAGAGAAAAAGTGAGAGTGTCGAAGCCACCAGGAACACAATAGCGAGCATGAGTACCGGTCCAACACCGCTGAGGGTGGTAACCAGAGTCTCAGCAATCACCTGAGATGCTCCGGTTTTATCCAGGGCTGTCGCTAAAGGCAGCAGGCCAGCGATGAGGAAAATTGCCTGCCAATTGATGACTCGGTAAATTGCTTCCAGGCTGATACAACGTGTGAGAATGAGAGTCATGGCTGCGAGGGCGGCAGCCGTCACCGGCGGGAAGACCCCCTTAGTCATGGTAACCACCATCAAAGTAAGAATGATAAGCATGAGTGG
Encoded here:
- the rnk gene encoding nucleoside diphosphate kinase regulator → MEKEFLITEFDLERLEALLERCWDVSCFDNKNLEALQKKILNCIVVPPEYIPGTIITMNSTFTIENEATNKTETYTLVFPEHADIDGNKISILAPIGTAVLGHRVGESIEWAAPSGHRQIRFVEIHFQPETAGQFDT
- a CDS encoding 30S ribosomal protein S27ae — translated: MSSFFLTGSIGTSVPLKRVSCPKCLTVQIVAFSKRRQSVKCKFCGTTIQPGKGRKHKIRKFETTEPFESRNSV
- a CDS encoding sigma-54-dependent transcriptional regulator, producing MSVVPFKILIVEDDVTLNRGLVHVIKKMGYDVYSTKSGEQALKQIKQHSFDLVISDLKLPGIDGKQVLKAAKKYDAGIMFIMITAYGTVDTAVSAMKEGAEDYILKPFDMEELKVVVKKTLEKKSLLIDNIHLKRQLKQEYSFDNIIGNSPSMMAVFKTIHHVKDSKSTVLICGETGTGKELVAKAIHYNGDRAAKPYIPVNCAAINENLMSSELFGHVKGAYTGAISDKQGFFEAANGGTLFLDEIGDIGKGLQQTLLRAIESGEIRPVGSFERKIVQVRIIAATNRNLEDMVEKGRFREDLYYRLNVVTISLPPLRERIEDIALLAFYFLRRYAAQNNKQIDQISYDALKLMEKYNWPGNVRELENIIERATLFEETPALTVESLPSIFRHSVSRPPRRNINSLDQMNRTHIEEVLESTGGNKTEASKILGINRSTLYRIMKRFKI
- a CDS encoding cyclic nucleotide-binding domain-containing protein yields the protein MDQINFLEKVTLFKNLSRDELESLASISEIRIFEKGDFLFQQNTQPDSIFLIYQGDVVLFVTTPYGEKKTITSFGKYDFLGEGSLMDDSPRSTSAKAEFDTTVLVLHNSDIRKIFKLHSLLSVKIFTQII
- a CDS encoding cation:proton antiporter domain-containing protein codes for the protein MGIATDIILLVVAAFFCGLIMQRMGQPLILGYILAGVVLGPHTGGLTVSGLHEIELLAEIGIALLLFALGLEFSLKDLKPVKKIALIGTPIQIFLTIGLGFGIGTLLGLPWKPSLWLGALISLSSTMVLLKTLMNQGWLGTLSSKVMIGMLIAQDLAVIPMMIILPQLNDPTVGLPVLGFAAIKAGGFLTGMIFLGTRLLPKMMSYIARLGSRELFLLSITAIGLGVGYLTYLSGLSFAFGAFVAGMVLSESDYGHQALSDIISLRDLFGLLFFSSVGMLFDPLFLFNHAKEIIWIVLAVCIGKGLIFAFISRIFNYHSVIPLAVGMGLFQIGEFSFVLARLGVSTGSIDNHLYSLVLTATILSMVLTPLVSGQTARVYAFKKRRLGQEKLETSNIPDPGYKKHAIIVGGGRVGYQIACALNRVALPFIVVEIDHRRFEKIKEAGMAVVYGDAGHEGVLDAAGVTTASLLILTIPDILTGRSIIITAKQLNHQIAVVARTPNPDCFNEMKALGVSGVAIPEFEGSIEITRQALLHLQVQPTEIQSITDTIRQELYADVLNTDDRYHTLSQLRGAEHQFDLQWIRLPSESCLANRSIAQSQIRKTTGVSVVGVVRNGRLNPNPDPNFILRPEDLIAIIGNEIHREGFLLKTAFQNGPDLGLRVQRSWQ
- a CDS encoding sensor histidine kinase, which translates into the protein MERLCKALLYCDAKNIHVEMTLRPDIPDVLADPSTLQSIITNLVANAIEAMPDGGVLTLSTRYIPVLKLVKIEVTDSGIGICQEDMSNIFNPFYSTKKPGEGTGLGLFISYEMARKLGGDLKVVSATQDDASKPGTNFTLELPTGG